From the genome of Pelosinus fermentans DSM 17108:
TGCCTGCAAATAGTAAGTCCCGATTCAGACTTACGTACACCTCACTTACCTTTTCACCCATTTTCAACATAGTGGTTATATGATATAAAAGACCAGAACGAACAGCATGATGATTTTGTTTTGCTGCCGGATATAATAGCAGCTTCTCTTTATGAGCAGCAACTAAAGTACTGACAATTTTGGCAATATCAGCATTCTCAATCATACCTATATATTTTTCAATTTCCCCATACATCACTTCTGGGCTATAGGGAGCAACGGGCACGAAATCACCAATATCTAACGCATCTTCTTGTGTAGCCGTCCTGATTTTATCAATTTTAAGCTGCAGCCTGTTCTGCCATTCGGAAATGCTTCCCCGTATTCTGACTAACATATTTATAGTGTATTTCGGTTCTGTTTCTGTGCTATAATCCCAGAGCTTGGCATTAATTTCACCCGTGGGATCCACTAATGTTAGATCCAGATAACTTTTATTAGTACTGGTTGTCTTGTATTCAGCAGCCTTCACAAGAAAAAAGCTCTGAATTAGATCACCAGACTGAAAATCTCTAATTTTTTTAGTTTCCATCCTTACTCTCCCTTACTCTCATACTTTTCTTGCCCTTTTGCAGCAGGCACCGGAAAATTAATATCATATTTCATACAAACCATTCGGATGCTTACTGTAACAAAAAAACATAGATACATCGGACCATTTCCTAATAAAAACGGCTTCGAATAAAAAAAACATATCGCTCCTGCAATAGAGGCTACTGCATATACTTCTTTTTGAAAAATAAACGGAATATCCCGCACAAATACGTCTCGAATCACACCGCCGCCTACACCGCTTAGTACGGCCATCATAACAGTGATAAACAACCGATGATACTCATATAAAAATGACATATTTGCACCAGCTGCCGTAAAGGCACCCAGCCCTACTGCATCACAGATCAAAATAACATTATTGAATTTATTAATCCACTGATAATTTATACTTACAATAATAGCTGTAATCAAACTGATAATGGTAAAGAAGGGATAGACAAAGGCTGTAGGAGGATTAATCCCAATTAAAACATCCCGCACAATCCCTCCGCCAACTGCCGTAGTTAATGCTAACATAAACACGCCAAATAAATCCAATCGTTTGTGTATCCCAACTAAAGCTCCTGCCGCAGCAAAAGCAATGGTTCCAATCACTTCAAAAATATTTAATACGTCCATTCATTTACTCCTTGCTTTGTTACTCCTTCAACAACTCTTTGTGACGATAACAATGTGTTATATGGTCATTGACCATACCAATTGCCTGCATATAGGCATAACAAATCGTCGGCCCTACAAAAGAAAAGCCCTTTTTCTTCAAGGCCCTGCTCATTTCCTTTGATTCTAACGTCTCTGTGGGAACCTCATCCAGAGAAGACCAGCTGTTTTGTCTGGGCGCACCGCCAATAAATTGCCATATATACGTTGAAAAACTACCCATTTCCTGTTGTACTTGCAAAAATGCTCTGGCATTTTTAACAAGAGCTGCCATCTTTAGAGAATTGCGAATCAATCTTGGGTCAGACATCAATTGTAACATTTTTTCCTCATCATAAACAGCAATTTTAGCTGGGGAAAATCCATCCAGCACTTCACGATAGGCTTCACGCCTTTTTAATATGGTAATCCAACTTAACCCTGCCTGCAAACCTTCTAAGAGCAGAAATTCAAACAACTTATCATCATTATATTGAGGTACTCCCCATTCAGTGTCATGATATTTCTGATATAGAGCATCAGATGTTACCCAGCCGCACCGCTGTATTTCATGAGAAGCACATAACACATCATTCTTTTTCATATCATTACTCCCATTACTTTTTTTATCTTATTTTTCTACAAAATAGCCCTTCCCTACTTCCATACCAAATTCACAAATTCCTGCATAATAAAAAGCTACGCATCCTTTAAAACATAGCCGTTATGAACCACAAAGACGCAAAGGGTTTTAATTCTTTGTGCTCTCCTTAGTGTGCCGCGGGCAGCGGCATTGCGCCTTTGTGGTTCATAACTTTTATATTTTTCCACCTACAAAACTTTTACTTTCCAGACGATTAGAAAAAGCTCCAAGACTCCTTGCATATCGCAAGTCGTCTTGGAGTTTTTGTTAATCACACTAAGCTATTTTATTTGTATTATCGACAGTAAAAGCATTGCCGATAATTGGCTTATAGTCAAACACATCCTTGTTGCCAGCCTGCATCACCAAATGGCTTAAATGGAGAAAATCATTTCTGTTAACATGGCATTTCATACCATATACGACCTGCCACGCAGTCACCACTTCCTCTAATGCTGCATTTCCCGCCCGCTCGCCAATTCCCCCAATCGTTGTACTTGCCAGTTCAGCCCCGGCAGCAAGCGCTACCAAGGTATTGGCATTGGCTAAACCAAAATCATTGTGCATATGAACTTCTACCGGCAATGGACAGCGAGGAATCAATTCCTGAAAGATAGAATGCACCGCTAATGGATTTAGGCAGCCTACCGTATCCGCATAACGAATGCGAACTGCTCCCAATTCTGCCGCTATATTTGCAACTTCCAGGAAATACTCCCGATCCCCTCGTGAAGCATCTTCTGCTCCTACAGAAACCGTGCAGCCAAAGCTTTGTGCCAACAATATGGACTGCTTTAAATTCTCCAGTACCCATTCCCTGCTTTTTTTTAATTTTTGTTCAATATGCAAATCAGAGACAGGAACTGAAATATGCAGATGGGAAAAGCCACAAGATACTGAAGACAGAATATCATTTTTAAGAGCACGATTCCAAGCAATCACCTTAGCTTGCAGCCCAGCAGACAAAATCATTTTCATCGCTTCTTGCTCTTCTTCTCCCATTACGGGAACCCCTGCTTCAATCCAGGTTACTCCGGCCTTATCTAGTGCCGTAGCAATATTTAATTTATCCTGAGCAGAAAAAACAATGCTTGGGGACTGTTCTCCATCTCTTAGGGTAGTATCCACAATCTCAATTGTCCTTGCATCCTGCATAATGATCTATCCTTCCTGTTTTACCTGTATAGCTTGATATAACTCCCATAATGCATGATCATCGACTTGCATTTTTTGCCTCACTGCTAAGCTGCGAACTTGTTTTAATAAAATTTGAGCGTGAGCGTCAGACATGCAAATATTCCACTGCCGAAACTTAGCTTGGATAGATGCATTTCCTGAATGTTTGCCAATTACCAGTTGTCTGGTCAACCCGACTTCTTCGGGAGAAAAAGCTTCATACATCTGAGGATTTTTGATCACTCCATCTACATGAATCCCTGACTCATGAGCAAAAATATCCTGCCCAATAATCGCTTTTGTTTTCGGCAGGGTTAGCCCCATAGCAAACAATATTTGGGAACAAATCAACGCTAAATGCCCCGTTTCTTTACTTGTTTCCCCTAGTAACCGTTTTTGTGCCATGATAAGTTCTTCTACAGCAGCATGCCCCTGCAAACCAACACCAGCTACTGCTGCTGCAATTCGTTTCACACCAGCTTGTAAGGCAGCTAATGCATTACCGGTAGCCAAGCCATAGGCATTATGTCCATGAAATTCTAAACAAACAGGTATTTTAATCAATAATGAAGCCAAAATTCTTGAAGCTGCTACCGGTTCCAAAAGGCTCTCTTTATCCCCATATATAAATGAATCGATTCCATAAATGGGAATATCCCGCCAGAGAAAACAAAGTTCTTCTATTGAAAACCGGGAAGCATTGTCTATACAAAAGCCAATATTCATACCTAACTGCTGGGCAGTAAAAAGGGCTGTACAAACTGTACTCGTCAGGCCTTGCCCCAAATGTGGAGCGCAAGCAATGATAACATTTTTAAACCCTAACTTATCAGCCAATGCGACTTCCGTTAAAGTACCATTAATTTTCCCGCGTATATGTTTTTGCTGAGACATATTCAACTTTGGCAGACCATGTTTTTCCCAATCAACTACTTTACAATCAATCACATCTACTGGAAGCTTTTGCAAAAGCTCTAGCAAGGGATTTATCTGTCCTTTGTCCATTCCTACCCGCAGACCTTCTTGTAACGTTTGATCTACCCAAATCATTTTTCACAGACTCTTTTACTAATATAAACGTGAGTTTCAGCAGGTGCTGTCTTTTCTACTTCACCAACTAAATTGCCGCCTTTCAACTCTGCCTCCAGCCAAGGAGGAATGTGATTACAAAGGACTTCTAGACGATAGAATTTCCCTTGACGCAAGAATGGTAACAGCACTTGTTTGGAACTAATCCCACCAGTATTTTCCTGAATCTCTTTAATGGATATATAATAATCGCCCTTTTCTCTTTCTATGGGTAAAGGAATTACATTATTGCTCTGGGATTGCTCCTCCTCTTCCTTGTCTTCTTCTTGCTTTAACACATAATCCAGAAAAGACAACGGTTTTTGCTTTCCTTCAAATTCCCAAATACTGCATTGAATTTTTTCCAATTCAAAGTAAGGTACACCAACGACAGCGCAGCTTACAAAAATCTTACATTGGTCTAAAAACAAAATGATCTCAGCCATCTGCCGACGCAAGCCAACCAATCCAGCTTCCTTGTCTAATGAGAATTTTTGTTCTCTAATAACTGTCCAAGCTCCTTGTACTTTTTGATAAATGACAATGGCATTCGCCTCATCTAAAGAGCTGGTTACACCATCATCATTTATACAGACTGCAATTTCTGGATACACAGCAACCCCTCCCCCTTTCCCATACACCTAAAATCCTATATTCTATTAAAGTGCTAAACGCTCCACTATATTGCCGCCTTCAATATGCTCTTCCATAATAGTTTCTACATCATCAGGAGTAACCCCCTTATACCAGGTACCACCAGGATATATGACAACCACAGGTCCTTGCTCGCAGATACCAAAACAGCCTGTATTATTCACAAATACCTCACCGCCTAAATCCCGTTCCTCAATTTCCTCCATGAATTTTGCTACCAATTCCACGCCGCCCTTCGTATGGCAGTAACCTTTCTGTTGACCATTTGCTCTTGAACTGGTACAAACGAAAATATGAAACTTTGGTTTATTCATCATGATTAGACCCTTCCTTTCAAATCGCTTTTTTCATCGTTAACTGTTCTACTGCATAGGCTAATCCCTCTTCCACGGTATAACAATACTCCACGCTCACAATGCCATGCTCTAATAATCTTTGTTGCCCATGATATCCAATACGCATGGTCAAAACGGCATCACAATCCTCGATCGCTTGAATTGCTGCGCTCTTTCGTCCCTCTTGCAAATCTGAATCACATTCCGAAACACCAGAGCAGTACTGCTCAACTTTGCGTCTTTCCACAAGGGTAAAGGATTCATCATTTATTTGGTAAATTAAAAATTCTGTCGCATGCCCAAAATGTTGATCTACTAATTTGCCATGCTTAGAGGTAACCGCAATCCTATACTCTTTACCAATCTGCTTAGCCGGCAAAACGGATTTTTCTGGTTCTGGCTTGGTCATACGAAATTCATTTGACCTGTCATTGCCTAAGAGTCCAACGGCATCCGCCCGGCATTGCTTACAATGTCTCATCTGCTGCATTTCAAGCTGACAAAGATCTCTCATTTCATTAATTTCTTTCATACTAGTTTGCGGAAATTTCTCAAATGCACTTCCGGGAGCAGGAATCAACGGCATGATATTCGTAATAAAAACTCCTAATTCTTTCATCTTCTTTACGACTTCCGGAATATGATGATCATTGATTCCTTTTACCATAACAATATTAATTTTAACCAGTACGCCATGTTCCACCAGATAGGCAATGCCTTTCAATTGATTTTGAATCATCAATTCAGCGCCAGCTACTCCGGTATAGCTTTTGCCCTCATAATTCACAACTTTATAAAGCCGCGCCCCAATGTTAGGATCAAGACAATTCACTGTAACGGTGATATGCTTTATACCCATTTCTACAAGTTCTGCTGCATAGTGAGGCAGCATTAAACCATTGGTTGACAAGCAAAATATGATATCCTCGCCTTTAGCCTGAATTAATTCAATGGATTTTTTTGTAACATCCCAATTTGCCAAAGCGTCTCCAGGACCGGCAATCCCTACTACACTTAAATTTTCAATATTTTCTTTGACCCAGGAAAATTTTTGGCTGGCAAGCTCTGGTGTCAGCACTTCGCTCGTTACTCCTGGCCGGCTTTCGTTTACACAGTCAAATTTACGATTGCAATAATTACAGCTGATATTGCACTGGGGTGCCACTGGCAAATGCATCCGCGCATATTTATGATGAGCATCCGCATTATAACAAGGATGTTTGCTCTCTTCCATACCCTTCACCTCAATTTCCCCTAGCATTGCAGGGTAATTTTTTTACTTACTACAGCCAGCTACCCTTGCTGGTAGAATTCTTCATACATGGAGCTTCGATATGATTTATATTTGTTTTCCAGCAGGGTATTGGTGATGCGATCTAACAACATCATTGTACCCGTATAACCTACAGATAAAAGCCGCTGTCCTCCTACCCGATCATGAATGGGAAAACCCAGCCTCACGAGAGGAATATCACCTTTTTCTGTAAGGTATCGACCATCGGAAGGACCAATTGCAATATTGACTTTTCCTTCCTTACTGGCAGCTAAAATATGAGAGAAATCCGTTTCAATTAAGATCTTACTTTCTTCTGGACACTCAGCTACTGCTGCTGTCACTAATTGATTGAACTTCCCGATTTGGCTGCCTGTAGCCACAACTGCTGGGAAAACGCCATTTTCTGCACAAATTTTGGTTACCCCATAGACCATTTCCGGCTCACCAAAAATAACACTTCTTCCTTGAAAATTATATTTATGAGAGTCAATCATCCCATCTAACAAACGTCCACGTTCTTGTTTAATACTTTCCGGAACCTTCTTACCGGTAATTTCTACTAAAGTATTGATAAATGCATCTGTACTTTCCACACCCATGGGTATGGCTATATTGTATAAAGGAACACCAAATTCTTCTTCCAGATATTTTCCTGGAGAAATCCCATCCTCTATGGTGATTCCCATTTGGATGGTCGCTGCAGCACCACCCATAGACCGTATCTCCGTTATTTTGGTCCCGCCATTGCTCATCTTGGTATAAGGTTTTGCGAAAGGGCGATCCAGAGTATCGGAGAAATCAGGATATAATACATATTCAATTTGCATGAGAGCTAACATACGCTTTATTTCACGAATGTCAGCAGGACTGATGTTGGGAATAATAATATTTATTTTGTTATTCTTTTCTGCAGCTTCCGTTAGCTGCATCAATATTCTTTTTAGAGTAAAAAAATAACCTTCAAAGTGACTGCCGCCATAGCCAGGCGTAGAAGCCGTAACAATCGGAAACTCTTCCATCTCATTATCAATGAGATATTGACCCGTAATTCTCTCAATGTCTTCACCAATGGTTTCTGCTAAGCAAGTCGTTACAATACCAATCAAAGCAGGATGATATACCTTCCTAATATTGTCCAAAGCCTGTCTGAGATTCTTTTCTCCGCCGTATATGGTGCCTTTTTCATTTAAAGAAGAAGATCCTACATCAACAGGCTCGTTAAAATGTTCAGCAATATGCCTGCGCATGTAGGTACTACAGCCTTGGGACCCATGAACAATAACCATAGACTGTTCGATTCCCTTCAATGCTAAGATGCCGCCCATTGGCATGCACATATTACAGGGGTTTTCGTTTACATTTCGAAAAAATATATTCTCTTTGTTTTTTTCAGCCATGGTTCGCCACCCCGCTTTCCATTCCCAATGCATTAAGACTCTTCCATACAGGCGAACAAACGGTAGAATACACTTCTTCAGCAAAATTAACGGCACCCTCAAAACCGCTTAAAGGATGTTTGCGATCATGATTATGATCAATAAAGGCAATCCCCAATTTATAGGCCAAAGGCCGCTCTTTGACTCCTCCTACTAGTAGATTAGCTCCCTTTTCCATCATAAATCTTTCCAGTTCAGCAGGATTCGCATCATCTAAAATCACCGTACCGTCATCCACTAACTCATTCATGATTTCATATTCTTCTTTTCTGCCGGTTTGCGTACCAATCATCACTACAT
Proteins encoded in this window:
- a CDS encoding trimeric intracellular cation channel family protein yields the protein MDVLNIFEVIGTIAFAAAGALVGIHKRLDLFGVFMLALTTAVGGGIVRDVLIGINPPTAFVYPFFTIISLITAIIVSINYQWINKFNNVILICDAVGLGAFTAAGANMSFLYEYHRLFITVMMAVLSGVGGGVIRDVFVRDIPFIFQKEVYAVASIAGAICFFYSKPFLLGNGPMYLCFFVTVSIRMVCMKYDINFPVPAAKGQEKYESKGE
- a CDS encoding 2Fe-2S ferredoxin produces the protein MMNKPKFHIFVCTSSRANGQQKGYCHTKGGVELVAKFMEEIEERDLGGEVFVNNTGCFGICEQGPVVVIYPGGTWYKGVTPDDVETIMEEHIEGGNIVERLAL
- a CDS encoding Fe-only nitrogenase accessory AnfO family protein, giving the protein MYPEIAVCINDDGVTSSLDEANAIVIYQKVQGAWTVIREQKFSLDKEAGLVGLRRQMAEIILFLDQCKIFVSCAVVGVPYFELEKIQCSIWEFEGKQKPLSFLDYVLKQEEDKEEEEQSQSNNVIPLPIEREKGDYYISIKEIQENTGGISSKQVLLPFLRQGKFYRLEVLCNHIPPWLEAELKGGNLVGEVEKTAPAETHVYISKRVCEK
- a CDS encoding 3'-5' exoribonuclease YhaM family protein — its product is METKKIRDFQSGDLIQSFFLVKAAEYKTTSTNKSYLDLTLVDPTGEINAKLWDYSTETEPKYTINMLVRIRGSISEWQNRLQLKIDKIRTATQEDALDIGDFVPVAPYSPEVMYGEIEKYIGMIENADIAKIVSTLVAAHKEKLLLYPAAKQNHHAVRSGLLYHITTMLKMGEKVSEVYVSLNRDLLFAGIILHDIAKIAEMNASELGIVSEYTVEGELLGHIIQGIKMIDQTAVEVGADPEASLLLQHMVLSHHYEPEFGSPKRPMIPEAEILHYLDIMDARMYDMGRALEKVEDGHFSDKVWLLNNRKLYKSSVKSSREYKEPDTLF
- a CDS encoding nitrogenase component 1 → MAEKNKENIFFRNVNENPCNMCMPMGGILALKGIEQSMVIVHGSQGCSTYMRRHIAEHFNEPVDVGSSSLNEKGTIYGGEKNLRQALDNIRKVYHPALIGIVTTCLAETIGEDIERITGQYLIDNEMEEFPIVTASTPGYGGSHFEGYFFTLKRILMQLTEAAEKNNKINIIIPNISPADIREIKRMLALMQIEYVLYPDFSDTLDRPFAKPYTKMSNGGTKITEIRSMGGAAATIQMGITIEDGISPGKYLEEEFGVPLYNIAIPMGVESTDAFINTLVEITGKKVPESIKQERGRLLDGMIDSHKYNFQGRSVIFGEPEMVYGVTKICAENGVFPAVVATGSQIGKFNQLVTAAVAECPEESKILIETDFSHILAASKEGKVNIAIGPSDGRYLTEKGDIPLVRLGFPIHDRVGGQRLLSVGYTGTMMLLDRITNTLLENKYKSYRSSMYEEFYQQG
- a CDS encoding DNA-3-methyladenine glycosylase I — its product is MKKNDVLCASHEIQRCGWVTSDALYQKYHDTEWGVPQYNDDKLFEFLLLEGLQAGLSWITILKRREAYREVLDGFSPAKIAVYDEEKMLQLMSDPRLIRNSLKMAALVKNARAFLQVQQEMGSFSTYIWQFIGGAPRQNSWSSLDEVPTETLESKEMSRALKKKGFSFVGPTICYAYMQAIGMVNDHITHCYRHKELLKE
- a CDS encoding homocitrate synthase, whose translation is MQDARTIEIVDTTLRDGEQSPSIVFSAQDKLNIATALDKAGVTWIEAGVPVMGEEEQEAMKMILSAGLQAKVIAWNRALKNDILSSVSCGFSHLHISVPVSDLHIEQKLKKSREWVLENLKQSILLAQSFGCTVSVGAEDASRGDREYFLEVANIAAELGAVRIRYADTVGCLNPLAVHSIFQELIPRCPLPVEVHMHNDFGLANANTLVALAAGAELASTTIGGIGERAGNAALEEVVTAWQVVYGMKCHVNRNDFLHLSHLVMQAGNKDVFDYKPIIGNAFTVDNTNKIA
- a CDS encoding homocitrate synthase/isopropylmalate synthase family protein; the protein is MIWVDQTLQEGLRVGMDKGQINPLLELLQKLPVDVIDCKVVDWEKHGLPKLNMSQQKHIRGKINGTLTEVALADKLGFKNVIIACAPHLGQGLTSTVCTALFTAQQLGMNIGFCIDNASRFSIEELCFLWRDIPIYGIDSFIYGDKESLLEPVAASRILASLLIKIPVCLEFHGHNAYGLATGNALAALQAGVKRIAAAVAGVGLQGHAAVEELIMAQKRLLGETSKETGHLALICSQILFAMGLTLPKTKAIIGQDIFAHESGIHVDGVIKNPQMYEAFSPEEVGLTRQLVIGKHSGNASIQAKFRQWNICMSDAHAQILLKQVRSLAVRQKMQVDDHALWELYQAIQVKQEG
- the nifB gene encoding nitrogenase cofactor biosynthesis protein NifB — encoded protein: MEESKHPCYNADAHHKYARMHLPVAPQCNISCNYCNRKFDCVNESRPGVTSEVLTPELASQKFSWVKENIENLSVVGIAGPGDALANWDVTKKSIELIQAKGEDIIFCLSTNGLMLPHYAAELVEMGIKHITVTVNCLDPNIGARLYKVVNYEGKSYTGVAGAELMIQNQLKGIAYLVEHGVLVKINIVMVKGINDHHIPEVVKKMKELGVFITNIMPLIPAPGSAFEKFPQTSMKEINEMRDLCQLEMQQMRHCKQCRADAVGLLGNDRSNEFRMTKPEPEKSVLPAKQIGKEYRIAVTSKHGKLVDQHFGHATEFLIYQINDESFTLVERRKVEQYCSGVSECDSDLQEGRKSAAIQAIEDCDAVLTMRIGYHGQQRLLEHGIVSVEYCYTVEEGLAYAVEQLTMKKAI